Genomic segment of Methanobrevibacter woesei:
GAATTCTTACTTCACCATCAACTAAAAGTTGTCTTTCTTTATCTCTTTCTGCTTCCCACCTTAAAATATCCCTATTCCCAAACATAGGCACATTAAACTTATCTTCAACATTATCAAGGCCTGCATAAGCAACAAAAGAACCATGAGGCACTACAATAGCATTCATATCTCTTAATTGTTGTTGAACATCCTCATTAACAATGTCTTTAAACTGATCAACAATAATATATTCATCTGCTACATCAAAACGTTGATAAGGAACTTCTCTTCCTTTTTCACAAACAACAGCAGTTCTAAATCCTTCATCTTTTGCTCCTCTTAAAATATGTAATGAAGTGTGACTACCTAGAGTAGCAATTGTAATATTTTCCTTATCATAGTTCTTTAAAATCTCCAAAATATCCTCTTTTTTTACTTCACCCATCATTATCTCTCCATGAAAAGTATAATATTAAATATTATCTTAACAACTTATAATAGTTTTTATTTAATTATTTAAAAAAATTAATTAAATGATATAATATGCAATGAAAAGATTTAAAAAAGCTGAATAAAATCCTTAAAAACTAGTGAATAAACATATATAATATTGCTTTAAAAAATAATAACATAAATTTTTATTAGGATACAAAGATTATGTTAATTGGACTAATATCAGATACACACATTCCAGACAGAATGAGAGAGCTTCCAGAAAAAGTATTTGAAGCTTTTAAAGATGTTGAAATGATTTTACATGCTGGAGATGTAACTTCACAAGAAGTTATTGAAAAATTAGAAGAAATAGCACCAGTAACAGCCATACAAGGAAATACTGATAGAATAGTTGGATTGAACTTGCCTAAAACAGCTGTTGTTGAAGCTGAGGAACTTAAAATAGGAGTAATACATGGTGAAGTTTATCCAAGAGCAGATACCCAACAATTACATTATCTTGCAAAACAATTAGATGTGGATATTCTTGTAAGTGGACATTCACATCAGCCAAAAGTAGAGAAAGTGGAAGATGTGCTTTTGATAAATCCTGGAAGTCCAACTGTTCCAAGATTAGCAGATAGAACTGTCATGATACTTGAGATTAATAAAAAAGAAGTGGATGTGGAATTAGTTAAAGTTGGAAGTCCAATCTGTAGTTCTCTAGATTTAACAAGATTTAAACATTAGGTGTAAACATGTCAGATAGTTGGCAACATGAAAGAAAAAATGACCCTTATTATAAAAAAGCCAAACAAGAAGATTATCGTTCAAGAGCATCATATAAACTTAAACAGTTAAATAAAAAGTTTAAATTAATTAAAAGTGGAAATACTGTCGTGGATTTAGGAGCTGCACCTGGCGGGTGGTCTCAAGTAGCTTTAGAAATAGTTGGAGAAGAAGGCCTAGTCGTTGGTGTTGATTTAAATAGAATTAGGCGTTTTCCAGAAGAAAACTTCTATGGGATAAGAGGAGATTTTACAACAAAAGAAGTGCAGGATAAAATCATTGAATTATGTGGTGGAAAAACACAGGTTTTAATTTCTGATGCATCACCATCCCTAACAGGTATTAAAAACCTTGATCAGTTAAGATCTATTGATTTAATAAATGTAGTTATTGAAATAGCTAACATCATTTTAGAAGAAAAAGGAAATTTAGCTATGAAAGTATTCCAAGGTCCTGAATATAAACAGATGCTAAACCAACTTAAAAAACAGTTTAGACAAGTAAAAACTACAAAACCCCCATCATCACGTAAAAAAAGTTCAGAAATGTATGTTGTTGGATTAGGTTTTAGACCAAAATAATAAAAAAAATAAAAAAATAATATTTAAAGATTGTTATATGCTTCAGTAGCTTTATTTAATTGTTGAGTAGCGAAATCTAACCTACTATCAACTTCATTTGATGGTTTATTCGAATCTAATGCACTTTGAACATTCTCAATAGCCGAATTTGCACGAGTAAGTTCAAGTCTTGCATTATTATATTCCTCCACAGCTGCAGTATCAGAGCTACCTGCATATGAAGATTTAATACTATCAAACTGTGATTCTAACGAAGAATATGAAGATTTTAGATTAGCTAATTCATCATATTGATTACCAGAAGCTATTTCATTGGTAAATCCTGATGAAACCATACTAAATCCAACATAAGCTACAACAATAACTGTTAAAGCAACCATTATAATTCCTACAACAGAAATAAGCATAGAAGTGGATTTAAATAATGATAATCTTGATTTTCTCATAATAATCCCAAAAAAATGCAACTATTATAAAAATATAATAATACTATATATACTAATAATTTTATTTAAACTTTACTTGAAGTTCATCCCTTATGTTAAGTTTTTTAAGTATTAGAAATAATAACTAATGAT
This window contains:
- a CDS encoding metallophosphoesterase — encoded protein: MLIGLISDTHIPDRMRELPEKVFEAFKDVEMILHAGDVTSQEVIEKLEEIAPVTAIQGNTDRIVGLNLPKTAVVEAEELKIGVIHGEVYPRADTQQLHYLAKQLDVDILVSGHSHQPKVEKVEDVLLINPGSPTVPRLADRTVMILEINKKEVDVELVKVGSPICSSLDLTRFKH